Proteins from one Caulobacter sp. 73W genomic window:
- the folE gene encoding GTP cyclohydrolase I FolE: protein MDASTRERTLIGVPGVDLEPVKRPTREEAMEAVRTLIAWAGDDPRREGVIDTPKRVVDAYGDWFAGYQADAAKELSRTFEDVQGYDDLVMLRDIEVESHCEHHMAPFLGRAYVAYMPTNSVVGISKLARVVEIYARRLQTQETMTQQIADAICDSLKPAGVAVLIDAEHQCMTTRGVHHRDVSTITTQFRGVFKTDADLRQRFLDFVNRK, encoded by the coding sequence AACCCGTGAAGCGCCCGACGCGCGAAGAGGCCATGGAGGCGGTCCGCACCCTGATCGCCTGGGCCGGCGACGATCCCCGCCGCGAAGGCGTGATCGACACCCCCAAGCGCGTGGTCGACGCCTATGGCGACTGGTTCGCCGGCTATCAGGCCGACGCGGCCAAGGAACTGTCGCGCACCTTCGAGGACGTGCAGGGCTATGACGACCTGGTCATGCTCCGCGACATCGAGGTGGAGAGCCACTGCGAACACCACATGGCGCCGTTCCTGGGCCGGGCCTACGTCGCCTACATGCCCACCAACAGCGTCGTGGGCATCTCCAAGCTGGCGCGCGTGGTCGAGATCTACGCCCGCCGCCTGCAGACCCAGGAAACCATGACCCAGCAGATCGCCGACGCCATCTGCGACAGCCTGAAGCCGGCCGGCGTGGCCGTGCTGATCGACGCCGAGCACCAGTGCATGACCACCCGCGGCGTGCACCACCGCGACGTGTCGACCATCACCACCCAGTTCCGCGGCGTCTTCAAGACCGACGCCGACCTGCGCCAGCGCTTCCTGGACTTCGTGAACCGGAAATAG